Below is a window of Variovorax terrae DNA.
AGCTGGCTCATGCGCAGCACGCCGGGCACCACCTTGGAGAACGCGGCCTTGTCCATGTTGTCTTCCATGCCGCGCGAGAACAGCTTGCCGAGCTCGGCGGAGTCGATGTCGCGCAGCATGGTGATGCTCATGCGCTTGGCGCCGGGCGTGGCATAGACCTCTTCGGGCGTGCCGGCCTTCTTGGTCAGGTACAGGCCGGCGGTGTAGACCTTGAAGATCGCCTTGTAGCGCACGCCGGCGCCGTTGAGCTGCAGCTTGGTGCCGCGCACCTCGATGCTGTCCTCGAGCTTGACGCCCCCCACCTCCACCGTGGCGGCCGCCGCGCTCGCGGCCATCAGGCAGGCGCCCACGGCCAACACCCATTGGTCAAGCAATCTCATCGTTGTCTCCTGAAATAGAACGATCGTGCATTTTTTGTTACGGGATTGTTACGGCCGCCGGATCGGCTGGCAACAGGGTTTTGCCGGAGTCCGTTCCTCCCTGTGCAGCGCCATGGTACAGGCCGCCTGTGGCGGCGGTCCATCCATTCCCGCGCCGACGCCAGCGGAATGGCGGCGCCGGCTTTTTTGTTTGATACACTGCCTTCCATGTTCATTCACCGCACCACCATCACAGGTTTGAGCGACCGGGGAGCCTGGCCCTGGCGCAAGCCTGATTCTGTGCGTTCCTGATTGCACGGCGCTGCCGTGCGCCCGTGGCCCCTGCGGGGCCGACATCGAAGAATGAACGCGGCACCTTTTCCCTGAATCACGGTGCCGCTGAGCTGGAGGCTCAATCTGTGATCACCGAACTCGAATTCAAAAGTCTGGCCCAGGCCGGCTACAACCGCATCCCGCTGATGACGGAAGCGTTTGCCGACCTCGAAACCCCTCTCTCCCTGTACCTCAAGCTGGCCCACTCGAAGGAGGGCGGCAAGCACAGCTTCCTGCTCGAATCCGTGGTGGGCGGCGAGCGCTTCGGCCGCTACAGCTTCATCGGCCTGCCGGCACGCACGCTGGTGCGCGCCAGCGGCTTCGGCGCCCAGGCCGTGACCGAAGTGGTGCGTGACGGCCAGGTGGTGGAGTCCGCGCCGGGCAATCCGCTGGACTTCATCGCGCAGTACCAGAAGCGCTTCAAGGTCGCGCTGCGGCCCGGCCTGCCGCGCTTTTGCGGCGGCCTGGCCGGCTACTTCGGCTACGACACCGTGCGCCACATCGAGAAGAAGCTGGAGGCGAGCTGCCCGCCCGACACCCTGGGCTGCCCCGACATCCTGCTGCTGCAGTGCGAGGAACTGGCCGTCATCGACAACCTCTCGGGCAAGCTCTACCTGATCGTCTACGCCGATCCGGCCCAGCCCGAGGCCTACACCAACGCCAAGAAGCGGCTGCGCGAGCTCAAGGAGCAGCTCAAGTACTCGGTCAGCGCGCCGGTGGTCAAGCCCTCGCAGGCCTATCCGGCCGAGCGCGATTTCGCCAAGGCCGACTACCTGGCCGCGGCCGAGCGCGCCAAGGAGCTGATCGCCGCCGGCGACTTCATGCAGGTGCAGGTGGGCCAGCGCATCAAGAAGCGCTACACCGAGAGCCCGCTGTCGCTGTACCGCGCGCTGCGCTCGCTCAACCCCAGCCCCTACATGTACTACTACCATTTCGGGGATTTCCACGTGGTGGGGGCCTCGCCCGAGATCCTGGTGCGCCAGGAGCAGGTGGAAGAGGGCCAGAAAATCACCATCCGCCCGCTGGCCGGCACGCGCCCGCGCGGCGCCACGCCCGAGAAGGACAAGGCGGCCGAGGTGGAACTCATCAACGACCCCAAGGAGCGCGCCGAGCACGTGATGCTGATCGACCTGGCGCGCAACGACATCGGCCGCATCGCCCGCACCGGCACGGTC
It encodes the following:
- a CDS encoding chalcone isomerase family protein, which encodes MRLLDQWVLAVGACLMAASAAAATVEVGGVKLEDSIEVRGTKLQLNGAGVRYKAIFKVYTAGLYLTKKAGTPEEVYATPGAKRMSITMLRDIDSAELGKLFSRGMEDNMDKAAFSKVVPGVLRMSQLFSDCKKLNAGDNFTIDWIPGTGTLITVKCSPQIEPFKEPEFFNALMRIWLGSQPADWKLKEALLGKS
- the trpE gene encoding anthranilate synthase component I: MITELEFKSLAQAGYNRIPLMTEAFADLETPLSLYLKLAHSKEGGKHSFLLESVVGGERFGRYSFIGLPARTLVRASGFGAQAVTEVVRDGQVVESAPGNPLDFIAQYQKRFKVALRPGLPRFCGGLAGYFGYDTVRHIEKKLEASCPPDTLGCPDILLLQCEELAVIDNLSGKLYLIVYADPAQPEAYTNAKKRLRELKEQLKYSVSAPVVKPSQAYPAERDFAKADYLAAAERAKELIAAGDFMQVQVGQRIKKRYTESPLSLYRALRSLNPSPYMYYYHFGDFHVVGASPEILVRQEQVEEGQKITIRPLAGTRPRGATPEKDKAAEVELINDPKERAEHVMLIDLARNDIGRIARTGTVKVTEAFAVERYSHVMHIVSNVEGILNEGMTAIDVLKATFPAGTLTGAPKVHAMELIDQLEPTKRGLYGGACGYLSYAGDMDVAIAIRTGLIKDQVLYVQAAAGVVADSVPELEWRETEAKARALLRASELVEEGLE